Proteins co-encoded in one Leptospira levettii genomic window:
- the cysS gene encoding cysteine--tRNA ligase: MIPFVFLNTKSGKKEPFVPKDPNSVSIYSCGPTVYNFAHIGNIRSFLFVDILRRSLLLGGYKLNQSMNITDIDDKIINESIKRNISVEEFTKPWTEAFFKDLSTLHVQTLEHYPKATESIEDMVSLVETLQSNGLVYEREGNVYFSIQKFNRYGELSKIDVSGMKSGVRYDADEYEKDDVRDFVLWKNQKTKDEKCWHTRLGTGRPGWHLECSAMIRKIYGSGIDIHTGGIDLLFPHHENEFAQTTGAYPNEEFVGTWLHCEHLLVDGEKMSKSKGNFYTLRDILEKGYEPRVIRFHLISAHYRSKLNFSMAKLEESKVSLDRIQNTIFRLLESGSLWNFIPQDGKNLIFSLPELTKLNEDFLNALADDLNIPKALAILHELVRIVNQTLDQTKKENADLFYEQALRLFIQMNELFAVFSFEKPETNLDGITEEWILEQIANRKFAKQNKDFVTADNIRKELENKGILLADTKEGITTWKKAP, translated from the coding sequence TTGATTCCTTTTGTCTTTTTAAATACAAAATCTGGTAAAAAAGAACCTTTTGTACCCAAAGATCCTAACTCTGTTTCCATCTATTCCTGTGGTCCAACTGTATATAATTTTGCTCATATTGGAAATATCAGGTCATTTTTATTCGTAGATATTTTGCGCCGGTCACTTTTGTTAGGTGGCTATAAGTTAAACCAGTCTATGAATATCACTGACATTGATGATAAGATCATTAATGAGTCCATAAAACGTAACATTAGTGTTGAAGAATTTACGAAACCTTGGACTGAGGCTTTTTTTAAAGATTTATCTACTCTACATGTTCAAACATTGGAACATTATCCAAAAGCGACAGAATCCATTGAAGATATGGTGTCTCTTGTCGAAACTTTACAATCGAATGGTTTAGTTTATGAACGAGAAGGGAATGTTTATTTTTCTATTCAAAAATTCAATCGTTATGGTGAATTATCAAAAATAGATGTATCTGGAATGAAATCTGGTGTTCGTTACGATGCAGATGAATACGAAAAAGACGATGTCAGAGATTTTGTATTGTGGAAAAATCAAAAAACTAAAGATGAAAAATGTTGGCATACACGTTTAGGTACGGGGAGACCAGGTTGGCATTTAGAATGTTCTGCCATGATTCGGAAAATTTATGGTTCCGGAATTGACATACATACTGGTGGGATTGATTTACTATTCCCTCATCATGAAAATGAATTTGCCCAAACGACAGGTGCTTATCCAAACGAGGAGTTTGTAGGAACATGGCTCCACTGCGAGCACCTATTAGTTGATGGTGAAAAGATGTCAAAGAGTAAGGGTAATTTTTATACCTTACGGGATATTTTAGAAAAAGGATACGAACCAAGAGTCATTCGTTTTCATTTAATCTCAGCGCATTACAGAAGTAAGTTGAATTTTTCTATGGCGAAATTGGAAGAATCGAAAGTATCTTTAGATAGAATTCAAAATACAATCTTTCGGTTATTGGAGAGTGGTTCATTATGGAATTTTATTCCACAAGACGGAAAAAATTTGATTTTTTCCCTCCCTGAACTGACTAAACTGAATGAAGATTTTTTAAATGCTTTGGCAGATGATCTCAATATACCTAAGGCACTTGCTATTCTTCATGAGCTTGTACGTATTGTAAACCAAACTCTAGACCAAACTAAAAAGGAAAATGCAGATCTTTTTTATGAACAAGCTCTTCGTTTGTTCATACAAATGAATGAACTATTTGCGGTATTCTCATTTGAAAAACCAGAAACAAATTTGGATGGAATTACTGAAGAGTGGATTTTAGAACAAATTGCAAATCGAAAATTTGCAAAACAGAATAAAGATTTTGTTACTGCTGACAATATACGAAAAGAGTTGGAAAACAAAGGCATCCTTCTCGCTGACACAAAAGAAGGAATCACAACATGGAAAAAAGCCCCGTAG
- a CDS encoding ATP-dependent DNA helicase, whose product MDVSSVFTKQLPKLWKDYEVRKEQMEMSEAIESAFNQGTNWVIEAGTGVGKSLAYLIPSALFSLENECTVVVSTETKSLQDQLLYKDIPLVSEALGVPINAMVALGANNYLCKRKYNRVMERGDFGPEMESSISYFVNWEKQTESGIRAEYDGYLSNSFWSSVARESDNCLGRNCPNFNSSYYFLEKEKWKKANILIVNHHLLASHLAGDFKLLPPFSQLVIDEAHVFPEIVGKAFGSEIRYELILNLLHYLYFPEKRTGLVLKLKANEKIIKQIEASIGYANDFFRMLLSAIPLQFNQFATRHTERIKLDNGALEDTLADLSSSLESMLSKYKKDSDDIEEKELALGLEMVSGNLKKASSFLTDFRLKTNPNLVFWIEPPSQVAKDPFYYLFSQPKNTDEILANTLFPNMDSVVLTSATLSPTSGNFQYFLKEVGTSDVKTKTLSSPFHYNTHSLLFVPKQIADPVSDPKRNKTDLSYWITRLLKLSEGDAFVLFTSNKLLSELYEEIRNLVPYPIFAQTEMGPIAAKREFLANQNSVLFGVSSFWQGVDIKGDKLRNVIVTKLPFQVPTEPVLQAKMEDMEKKGKSPFWEMQVPKTCLLLRQGFGRLIRSQSDTGMVSILDPRIHTKSYGKNVLQSLPKGVPLITEFNELERKFHLLPK is encoded by the coding sequence TTGGACGTATCTTCCGTTTTTACAAAACAACTTCCAAAACTTTGGAAAGATTATGAAGTTCGAAAAGAACAGATGGAAATGTCCGAAGCCATTGAGTCTGCCTTTAACCAAGGAACCAACTGGGTGATCGAAGCAGGTACGGGCGTTGGAAAATCATTGGCATATCTCATCCCAAGTGCTCTGTTTTCTTTAGAAAATGAATGTACTGTTGTAGTATCAACAGAAACAAAATCCTTACAAGACCAATTATTATACAAAGACATTCCTCTTGTTTCGGAAGCACTTGGTGTTCCAATCAATGCAATGGTTGCTCTCGGTGCCAATAATTATTTATGCAAACGTAAATACAATCGTGTGATGGAACGTGGGGATTTTGGACCTGAAATGGAATCATCAATTTCTTACTTCGTCAATTGGGAGAAACAAACCGAAAGTGGAATTCGAGCAGAATATGATGGGTATCTATCAAATTCTTTCTGGTCATCAGTTGCTCGAGAGTCTGACAATTGTTTGGGGAGAAATTGCCCTAATTTTAATTCCTCCTATTATTTTTTAGAAAAAGAAAAATGGAAAAAAGCAAATATCTTAATTGTAAATCACCATTTGCTCGCAAGTCACCTGGCTGGAGATTTTAAATTATTGCCACCATTTTCCCAATTGGTGATTGATGAAGCCCATGTGTTTCCTGAAATTGTTGGCAAAGCGTTCGGTTCGGAAATTCGATATGAACTGATTCTAAATTTGCTCCATTATTTATATTTTCCAGAAAAAAGAACAGGTCTTGTTTTAAAACTCAAAGCAAATGAAAAAATCATAAAACAAATTGAAGCAAGTATTGGTTATGCGAATGATTTTTTTCGTATGTTACTATCTGCAATTCCTTTACAGTTTAATCAATTTGCCACTCGCCATACGGAACGTATCAAACTTGATAATGGTGCTTTGGAGGATACATTAGCAGATCTATCCTCAAGTTTAGAATCCATGTTATCAAAATATAAAAAAGACAGTGATGACATCGAAGAAAAGGAACTTGCTCTGGGACTTGAGATGGTTTCAGGAAATTTAAAAAAAGCTTCTTCTTTTCTCACTGACTTCCGGTTGAAAACAAATCCAAATTTAGTATTTTGGATCGAACCTCCTTCACAAGTGGCAAAAGATCCTTTTTATTATTTGTTTTCTCAACCGAAAAACACAGATGAGATACTGGCAAATACCTTGTTTCCCAACATGGATTCCGTCGTGTTAACCTCAGCAACTCTTTCTCCCACTTCTGGTAATTTTCAGTATTTTTTGAAAGAAGTGGGTACAAGTGACGTAAAAACAAAAACTCTTAGTTCCCCGTTTCACTACAATACACATTCTCTATTATTTGTACCCAAACAAATTGCAGATCCAGTATCAGATCCCAAACGTAACAAAACAGATTTATCCTATTGGATTACTCGCCTGTTAAAACTTTCGGAAGGAGATGCTTTTGTACTATTTACTTCCAATAAACTTCTTTCGGAACTTTACGAAGAAATTCGAAACTTAGTTCCCTATCCTATTTTTGCCCAAACGGAGATGGGGCCAATCGCCGCCAAACGTGAGTTTCTTGCCAACCAGAATAGTGTATTATTTGGAGTGTCAAGTTTTTGGCAAGGTGTGGATATCAAAGGAGATAAACTCCGGAATGTGATTGTCACGAAACTTCCCTTCCAAGTTCCCACTGAACCTGTTTTACAGGCAAAAATGGAAGATATGGAAAAAAAAGGGAAAAGCCCTTTTTGGGAAATGCAAGTTCCAAAAACATGTTTGTTACTCCGCCAAGGGTTTGGAAGGCTTATCCGATCCCAATCTGACACTGGCATGGTGAGTATCCTTGATCCAAGGATCCATACAAAATCCTACGGAAAAAACGTGTTGCAAAGTTTACCGAAAGGAGTTCCTCTCATAACGGAATTTAACGAATTGGAAAGAAAATTCCATTTATTGCCGAAGTGA
- a CDS encoding sodium:solute symporter family protein, whose protein sequence is MNSFHILDYFFFLFPFFIIFFILYRFRAKNNSTKEYFQAEGSLNWFVAGTAMVATTFAADTPLAVTEIIRTQGISGNWIWWYMAVGGFVTVFFFSKLWKRSGASTDLELIQIRYSGKEAEFLRGFKAFVIGLLLNLVILGWVNLAMLKIIPVFFPNTNASLVLVFLLLFGVIYTAIAGLRGISYIDVFQFFLAWIGCILFAYFALQLPSIGGLENLKSQLPKDKILFFPNGDHGSLPWDHFLILLTVLWWSSWYPGSEPGGGGYIAQRILATKNESAALKGSLWFVIAHYFVRPWPWILVALVSIVLYPNLSEVESGKGFLMVLQEGMPNGMRGLMLSAFLAAYLSTLATHLNWGASYLVNDLWKPFTKGQKSDSYFVKVSYLIQLLTAVFSFFLAVYGMETIKGAWVFLLEASSGIGFVLIVRWYFWRISAWTEILALILSPILYIVYSHLLNSPFPYSILYTAISSAIILLLSTYVLPHSKKETLYSFYETTRPPYFFWRGFFRNHPEFKQTEYPNDIFVSMVGTIFGLSFVFGGLYTIQCLFWKEGEIKFGILFFLIGLLGLIYSLQKLQSKSKP, encoded by the coding sequence ATGAATTCATTTCATATCTTAGATTATTTCTTCTTTCTTTTTCCCTTTTTCATTATTTTTTTCATTTTATATCGTTTCCGTGCTAAAAACAATTCCACAAAAGAATATTTCCAAGCTGAAGGAAGTTTAAATTGGTTTGTTGCAGGAACTGCAATGGTAGCTACAACCTTTGCTGCGGACACACCTCTCGCGGTAACAGAGATTATTCGAACGCAAGGTATCTCTGGAAATTGGATTTGGTGGTATATGGCTGTAGGTGGGTTTGTCACTGTATTTTTCTTTTCAAAACTTTGGAAACGATCAGGTGCAAGTACTGACTTAGAACTCATTCAAATTCGTTATAGTGGTAAGGAGGCAGAATTTCTAAGAGGATTCAAAGCATTTGTGATTGGATTACTTCTAAATTTAGTGATCCTTGGTTGGGTAAATCTTGCCATGTTAAAAATCATTCCTGTTTTTTTCCCAAATACCAACGCATCACTTGTTTTAGTATTTTTATTGTTATTCGGTGTCATTTATACAGCAATTGCTGGGTTACGTGGTATCTCTTATATTGATGTTTTCCAATTTTTTTTAGCGTGGATTGGATGTATCCTATTTGCTTATTTTGCTCTCCAACTTCCATCAATAGGTGGATTGGAAAATTTAAAATCACAATTACCAAAGGACAAAATCCTATTTTTTCCCAATGGGGATCATGGATCCCTGCCTTGGGATCATTTTTTAATCTTACTAACAGTGCTTTGGTGGTCAAGTTGGTATCCAGGTTCCGAACCTGGGGGTGGGGGATACATTGCACAAAGAATCCTTGCTACCAAAAATGAATCTGCAGCACTAAAGGGCAGTTTATGGTTTGTGATTGCTCATTATTTTGTCAGACCTTGGCCTTGGATTTTAGTAGCACTTGTATCCATTGTCTTATACCCAAATTTATCAGAGGTAGAAAGTGGTAAGGGATTCCTTATGGTTTTACAAGAAGGAATGCCAAATGGAATGAGAGGACTCATGTTAAGTGCATTTTTAGCTGCTTATTTATCCACCTTAGCAACTCATTTGAATTGGGGAGCATCTTATTTGGTCAATGATTTATGGAAACCATTCACGAAGGGACAAAAGTCTGATTCCTATTTTGTAAAAGTTTCTTATCTCATACAACTCCTAACAGCAGTCTTTTCGTTTTTTCTGGCAGTCTATGGAATGGAAACCATCAAAGGTGCGTGGGTATTTTTACTCGAAGCTTCTTCTGGAATTGGTTTTGTATTAATTGTTAGATGGTATTTTTGGAGAATCTCTGCTTGGACTGAAATTTTAGCTCTTATACTTTCACCAATTTTATATATTGTATATTCACATTTATTAAATTCTCCATTTCCTTATTCCATACTTTATACTGCCATAAGTTCTGCGATCATCTTACTCCTTTCCACTTATGTATTACCCCATTCAAAAAAAGAAACCTTGTATTCTTTTTATGAAACAACGAGACCTCCGTATTTTTTTTGGAGGGGGTTTTTCAGAAACCATCCTGAATTCAAACAAACTGAATATCCGAACGATATCTTCGTATCTATGGTGGGAACAATATTTGGATTGAGTTTTGTATTCGGCGGACTCTATACGATTCAGTGCCTTTTTTGGAAAGAAGGAGAAATTAAATTTGGAATCTTATTTTTTCTAATTGGTCTTCTTGGACTTATATACTCTCTTCAAAAATTACAGTCTAAATCCAAACCGTAA
- the asnS gene encoding asparagine--tRNA ligase: MIPSLDPNSSHPTMSDESLPLQGWVQGLRGNNHVQFLQLRTNGKILQVVCEKESLGEDLFKQIKSLPQETSLLVNGNWQENEKAPGGRELTLSSFIIVGPSSDYPITPKEHGPDFLHNHRHLWLRSKRQLAIQRVRSELSFAIREFFRNDGYTLIDTPILTGSIGESAGTLFSTEYFDLGQAYLAQTGQLYLETAAFAHSKVYCFGPTFRAEKSKTKRHLTEFWMLEAETAFLGQNGNLELQERFVKSVLKTTIERTKEDLKTLERDHLPLLQTLEKPFPRVEYGDAIQILKDAGENIEWGEDINAEREQILTTHFGTAIFIQNFPRAIKAFYMKQNPNDPRTVLSADLIAPDGIGEIIGGSEREESYDKIVERLKEEGLPPDDYSWYLDLRKYGSVPHAGFGMGLERVIAWVCGLPHIRECIPFPRMIYRLTP; the protein is encoded by the coding sequence ATGATTCCAAGTTTAGATCCAAATTCATCCCATCCTACTATGTCTGACGAATCCCTACCATTACAAGGTTGGGTGCAAGGCCTTCGAGGCAATAACCACGTCCAATTCTTACAACTCAGGACCAATGGGAAAATCCTTCAAGTGGTCTGTGAAAAGGAATCCCTTGGGGAAGACCTCTTCAAACAAATCAAAAGTTTACCCCAAGAAACTTCGCTCTTAGTGAATGGGAACTGGCAGGAAAATGAAAAAGCACCTGGTGGACGGGAGCTTACGCTTTCCTCTTTTATCATTGTAGGTCCATCGTCTGATTATCCCATAACACCGAAAGAACATGGACCCGACTTTTTACACAATCATAGGCATTTGTGGTTACGATCCAAACGGCAACTTGCCATCCAAAGGGTTCGGTCTGAATTGTCATTTGCGATCAGAGAATTTTTCCGTAATGATGGCTATACGCTAATTGATACACCTATACTTACTGGATCCATTGGTGAATCCGCAGGAACCTTATTTTCCACTGAATATTTTGATTTGGGCCAAGCGTATTTGGCACAAACTGGCCAATTGTATCTAGAAACTGCTGCTTTTGCACACTCGAAGGTGTATTGTTTTGGTCCCACATTCCGAGCAGAAAAAAGTAAAACCAAGCGGCACCTAACTGAATTTTGGATGTTGGAAGCAGAAACTGCCTTCCTTGGGCAAAATGGAAACTTGGAATTACAAGAACGATTTGTAAAATCAGTTTTAAAAACGACCATAGAACGCACAAAAGAAGACTTAAAGACTCTCGAACGAGACCATTTGCCACTCCTGCAAACCCTGGAGAAACCGTTCCCTCGCGTGGAATATGGAGATGCCATCCAAATCTTAAAAGATGCGGGAGAGAACATCGAATGGGGAGAAGACATCAATGCAGAAAGGGAACAAATCCTAACCACTCATTTTGGTACCGCCATCTTCATCCAAAATTTTCCTAGAGCCATCAAAGCTTTTTATATGAAACAAAATCCTAATGACCCAAGGACAGTCCTCTCTGCCGACTTAATCGCACCAGACGGAATTGGTGAAATCATCGGTGGGTCAGAAAGAGAAGAGTCATACGATAAAATTGTAGAACGCCTAAAGGAAGAAGGTCTACCTCCAGATGATTATTCCTGGTATTTGGACCTAAGGAAGTATGGATCGGTCCCACACGCAGGTTTTGGAATGGGCCTAGAACGAGTGATTGCTTGGGTCTGTGGGTTACCCCATATCCGAGAGTGTATTCCTTTCCCTAGAATGATTTACCGATTGACACCATAA
- a CDS encoding sodium-dependent transporter translates to MKERQAEHQDGWASRVGLILAVASGAIGLGNFLRFPGQAAQNGGGAFMVPYIISFLLLGIPVCLAEWTMGRMGGKHGHSTPFIFREYLKGFPLKLSGTIGVMIPVMIYVYYIFIESWCLAYAYYFLTGQMSLSATTRDGMTSEAASFFMSLTGAGENGSSFQSPILFFFLVCVLFNFLLVYRGLSKGLEAFAKIAMPLMGICATIILVRVLTIPGIEKGLAVMWNPDWSKLTEPKVWISAAGQIFFSLSTGFGIALVFSSFLKKKDDVVLSSLSSASLNEFAEVVFGGMITIPVAFLFLGIQATSFGTFGMGFIALPSVFGMMPGGNFFGGLWFLVLFLAAITSSVTMLQPGILFLEEGYRIGRRKSSLLLFLFTFVLCLPIVYFNKDFAALDIADFYIGTIMIYILASIQIFIFVFKIGVDRGEADANEGSLIPFPKLIKFVLKYITPWFLLFIFVSFCYMNLPEYLDKMNPEVMGLLAENKGQNVDDAKTKAIVARSVVIGLILIYGFIYLLVSKALDSRTEKVTK, encoded by the coding sequence ATGAAAGAGAGACAAGCGGAACACCAAGATGGTTGGGCCAGTCGAGTCGGTTTAATTTTAGCAGTTGCCAGTGGAGCCATTGGGCTTGGAAATTTTCTGCGTTTCCCTGGGCAAGCAGCACAAAACGGTGGTGGCGCCTTCATGGTCCCTTACATCATCAGTTTTCTGTTACTCGGCATCCCTGTTTGTTTGGCAGAATGGACAATGGGAAGGATGGGTGGTAAACATGGTCATAGCACACCTTTCATCTTTCGGGAATACTTAAAAGGATTTCCTCTCAAACTATCTGGAACCATTGGAGTGATGATTCCAGTAATGATTTATGTGTACTATATATTCATTGAATCTTGGTGTTTAGCCTACGCTTATTATTTCTTAACAGGCCAAATGTCATTATCCGCAACCACAAGGGATGGTATGACAAGTGAAGCCGCTTCCTTTTTTATGAGTCTGACTGGCGCTGGTGAAAACGGATCCAGTTTCCAATCACCTATCCTCTTTTTCTTTTTAGTCTGTGTATTATTTAATTTTTTACTCGTTTACCGTGGTCTTTCAAAGGGTCTAGAGGCGTTTGCAAAAATTGCAATGCCACTCATGGGTATCTGTGCCACAATCATCCTTGTGAGAGTTCTCACAATTCCTGGAATTGAAAAGGGACTTGCGGTTATGTGGAATCCTGATTGGTCGAAACTAACGGAACCTAAAGTTTGGATCAGTGCTGCTGGGCAAATTTTCTTTTCCTTATCAACAGGATTTGGAATTGCTCTTGTATTCTCCAGTTTTCTTAAGAAAAAAGATGATGTAGTTTTATCAAGTTTGTCTTCAGCATCACTCAATGAATTCGCAGAAGTTGTGTTTGGTGGAATGATCACAATCCCTGTGGCATTTTTATTTTTAGGCATACAGGCAACATCTTTTGGAACCTTTGGAATGGGTTTTATTGCATTACCATCTGTTTTTGGGATGATGCCTGGAGGGAATTTTTTTGGAGGACTATGGTTTTTAGTCCTATTCCTTGCTGCCATTACTTCTTCGGTGACTATGTTACAACCTGGCATCTTATTTTTAGAAGAAGGATACCGAATCGGAAGGCGTAAGTCTTCCCTATTACTTTTCCTTTTTACCTTTGTATTGTGTTTGCCTATCGTATATTTTAATAAAGATTTTGCCGCTCTAGATATCGCCGATTTTTATATTGGAACCATCATGATTTATATTTTGGCATCCATTCAAATCTTTATCTTTGTTTTTAAGATTGGTGTGGACAGAGGAGAGGCAGACGCTAACGAAGGAAGTCTCATTCCTTTTCCCAAACTCATAAAATTTGTTCTAAAATACATCACTCCATGGTTTTTACTTTTTATCTTTGTTTCCTTCTGTTATATGAACTTACCTGAATATTTGGATAAGATGAATCCTGAGGTCATGGGGCTTCTTGCCGAAAATAAAGGTCAGAATGTAGACGATGCAAAAACCAAAGCAATTGTGGCGAGGTCAGTTGTGATCGGTCTGATACTCATTTACGGTTTTATTTATTTATTAGTCTCAAAAGCACTCGATTCTAGGACAGAGAAGGTCACAAAATGA
- a CDS encoding acetylxylan esterase, which produces MPQTVSFDECFQTIPKLDPPSDLDTFWKSGISELKKVPIKATYKTVLKGSFIWESLNDISFQSIDNHVLHGKLAIPRKRGDRPVVVYFHDYLAIPEEIQKGYSDLGVAQLHITLRGHGEEMIQIPVDPTTGKSPIGWTPNYFVHGLDQKEEFYMRKLYLDVIRTIEFLRLSDGIDGDQIILHGKSLGSALAVFGAAYSDRIKGLILETPSFCYIDKEQMSLKGNPWVRELTPFFEKRATKKIDYKKELSYFDAMNFAKKIKIPALFSCGMEDQISHPKSTFALFNHMNCDKRMQLYPTEGNEAGKEKQPQANLEFVKEIFAL; this is translated from the coding sequence ATGCCACAAACCGTTAGTTTTGATGAATGTTTTCAAACAATTCCAAAACTAGATCCTCCAAGTGATTTAGATACTTTTTGGAAATCAGGGATTAGTGAACTTAAAAAAGTTCCAATCAAAGCAACCTATAAAACAGTCTTAAAGGGTTCTTTCATTTGGGAATCTTTGAATGATATTAGTTTTCAGAGTATCGACAACCACGTGTTACATGGAAAATTAGCAATTCCAAGAAAACGTGGGGATCGCCCTGTTGTTGTTTATTTTCACGATTACCTGGCAATTCCAGAGGAAATCCAAAAAGGTTATTCTGATTTAGGTGTAGCCCAACTTCACATCACATTACGTGGACATGGCGAAGAAATGATCCAAATTCCAGTAGATCCAACTACTGGTAAATCGCCGATTGGTTGGACACCCAATTACTTTGTCCATGGCCTTGACCAAAAAGAAGAGTTTTATATGAGAAAACTCTATTTAGATGTGATCCGCACGATAGAGTTTCTAAGACTTTCTGATGGGATTGATGGCGATCAAATCATTCTCCATGGAAAATCACTTGGATCAGCCTTGGCTGTGTTTGGTGCAGCATATTCTGATCGAATCAAAGGTCTGATTTTAGAAACACCTTCATTTTGTTATATTGATAAGGAACAAATGTCCTTAAAAGGAAACCCTTGGGTTCGTGAACTCACTCCATTTTTTGAGAAACGAGCTACTAAGAAAATCGATTACAAAAAAGAATTATCTTATTTTGATGCGATGAATTTTGCTAAAAAAATTAAAATACCTGCTCTATTTTCTTGTGGAATGGAAGATCAAATCTCTCATCCTAAATCAACATTTGCACTTTTTAATCATATGAACTGTGATAAAAGAATGCAGTTATATCCAACAGAAGGAAACGAAGCTGGAAAAGAAAAACAACCACAAGCGAATTTAGAATTCGTAAAAGAAATTTTTGCCTTATGA
- the folD gene encoding bifunctional methylenetetrahydrofolate dehydrogenase/methenyltetrahydrofolate cyclohydrolase FolD, with the protein MKSSILLDGKAISEKIRNRIQETLAKAKAEGKGIPTLATILVGNNPASETYVNMKVKACEKVGMNSRYIRLKEETTTEELLVEIRKLNSDPSINGILLQHPVPHQIDERKAFDEIALEKDVDGVTTISFGNLSMNSEAYFPCTPYGMILLLQEYGIDVTGKHAVVVGRSPILGKPMAIMLTNLNATVTLCHSKTKNLPDLVKQADIIVGAVGKPEFIKADWIKEGAVILDAGYNVGNVGDIEVSKAKDKSSYYTPVPGGVGPMTISVLLLQTMYSFLGQFSPKLDSHATNR; encoded by the coding sequence ATGAAATCTAGCATCCTATTAGACGGTAAAGCGATTTCCGAAAAAATCCGAAATCGAATCCAAGAAACATTAGCAAAAGCGAAAGCGGAAGGTAAGGGAATTCCTACACTTGCCACCATCCTTGTGGGGAATAACCCTGCATCAGAAACCTATGTCAATATGAAGGTGAAAGCCTGTGAAAAAGTAGGAATGAATTCGCGGTACATTCGTTTGAAAGAAGAAACTACCACCGAAGAACTCTTAGTCGAAATTCGTAAATTAAATTCGGATCCATCGATCAATGGAATTTTATTACAACACCCTGTCCCCCACCAAATTGACGAACGTAAAGCTTTTGATGAAATTGCATTAGAAAAAGACGTAGATGGTGTGACAACAATTTCGTTTGGAAATTTATCTATGAATAGTGAAGCTTACTTTCCGTGCACTCCGTACGGTATGATTTTGCTTTTGCAAGAATATGGAATTGATGTAACAGGAAAACATGCAGTGGTTGTAGGCAGATCACCAATTTTAGGGAAACCTATGGCGATCATGTTAACCAATTTGAATGCTACTGTCACCCTATGCCATTCCAAGACAAAAAACCTACCCGATTTAGTCAAACAAGCTGATATCATTGTAGGTGCTGTGGGTAAACCTGAATTTATCAAAGCAGATTGGATCAAAGAAGGTGCAGTGATTTTAGATGCTGGGTATAACGTCGGTAATGTGGGCGATATCGAAGTTTCAAAAGCAAAAGATAAGTCTTCCTACTACACTCCAGTTCCTGGTGGTGTGGGCCCGATGACCATTTCCGTTCTCCTTTTACAGACCATGTATAGTTTTTTAGGTCAATTTTCTCCTAAGTTGGATTCTCATGCCACAAACCGTTAG
- the rlmB gene encoding 23S rRNA (guanosine(2251)-2'-O)-methyltransferase RlmB, which yields MEKSPVEILFGKRNFFEFLESLEQMAPERGIKTIREVIVKDGIGNEEKQRIKSYLLNSVKFTTVSSRELDRIAQDKNHQGYVIIRTKQKSFTSLGFEQFKQNIQPNEGPILILDRIQDPGNLGNLLRTAECMGVKHVLMSDRDTSPITPVVEKVSAGAIHHIQIYRVANLKHGIEFLKKNEYWILATDEEGEEEIWENLPDVSQMAVIMGNEGEGVKRILLEDADYVARIPLYGAVTSLNVVVACGITLDRLHHVSQ from the coding sequence ATGGAAAAAAGCCCCGTAGAAATACTTTTTGGGAAACGAAATTTTTTTGAATTTTTGGAATCATTGGAACAAATGGCGCCGGAACGAGGAATCAAAACCATTCGGGAAGTCATTGTCAAAGATGGAATTGGAAATGAGGAAAAACAAAGGATAAAGTCTTATTTACTGAATTCTGTAAAATTCACAACAGTTTCTAGCAGGGAACTAGATCGAATTGCGCAAGATAAAAATCACCAAGGGTATGTGATCATTCGTACAAAACAAAAATCTTTTACATCCCTTGGTTTTGAACAATTCAAACAAAACATTCAGCCAAACGAAGGTCCAATTCTGATATTGGATCGTATCCAAGACCCAGGAAATTTGGGGAACTTACTCCGCACTGCAGAATGTATGGGCGTAAAACATGTGTTAATGTCTGATAGGGACACTTCCCCTATTACTCCCGTTGTTGAAAAAGTATCTGCTGGGGCAATCCACCATATCCAAATTTATAGAGTGGCGAATTTAAAACACGGAATCGAGTTTCTAAAAAAAAATGAGTATTGGATCCTTGCAACTGATGAAGAAGGTGAAGAAGAGATCTGGGAAAATTTACCTGATGTTTCCCAAATGGCAGTTATCATGGGGAATGAAGGAGAGGGAGTCAAAAGAATTTTACTTGAAGATGCGGATTATGTAGCTAGAATTCCTTTATATGGCGCGGTTACTTCGCTCAATGTGGTAGTTGCTTGTGGAATTACCTTGGATCGACTACATCATGTTTCGCAATAA